A stretch of the Lolium perenne isolate Kyuss_39 chromosome 3, Kyuss_2.0, whole genome shotgun sequence genome encodes the following:
- the LOC127345287 gene encoding histone deacetylase HDT2 isoform X2 encodes MQQDLRFWGVVVKPGETFKCDPGELYYHLSQIALEDGKAKENVEVFVKTDDKRIMLCTLSVDNDPHFVTGLVFKKKFELLHSSMNSNICFTGYKFEIVDRYNTYTKGDNESDQEVPLLIPLDSNTDGYKNNEATHGSNKLTAPRPVDAPPSIPKATVEEPISPPKPKGDDKDKTDAHNPSDSDDIETFEDVDYPQKKTKGLTRPVETPLKTPQGKKAKIETPSYVHVATPYPLKQASKTSGYVHVATPYPAKHARKEPESKDKFKQFTPHVCGSCSRTFGSPRGLKDHSKAKHGAE; translated from the exons GAGTTGTGGTCAAGCCTGGAGAGACATTCAAGTGTGACCCAGGAGAGTTATATTATCATTTGTCACAG ATAGCATTGGAGGATGGCAAGGCGAAAGAGAATGTGGAAGTTTTTGTGAAGACTGATGATAAAAGGATTATGCTTTGCACACTTTCAGTTGATAATGATCCTCATTTTGTAACTGGTCTGGTGTTCAAAAAGAAGTTTGAACTTCTGCACTCATCAATGAACAGCAACATCTGCTTTACTGGCTACAAATTCGAGATTGTGGATAG GTATAACACATATACCAAAGGAG ATAATGAATCTGACCAGGAGGTTCCATTACTAATTCCACTAGACTCCAATACAGATG GTTACAAGAACAATGAAGCTACACATGGTTCAAATAAGCTTACTGCACCAAGGCCTGTTGATGCTCCACCCTCTATACCTAAGGCTACAGTTGAGGAACCAATTAGTCCTCCAAAGCCAAAGGGAGATGATAAG GACAAGACTGATGCACATAATCCAAGTGATAGTGATGATATTGAGACTTTTGAAGATGTTGATTACCCTCAAAAG AAAACAAAGGGCCTAACAAGGCCAGTGGAAACACCGCTAAAGACACCTCAGGGGAAGAAGGCAAAGATAGAAACACCAA GCTATGTCCACGTCGCGACCCCTTATCCATTAAAACAGGCTAGTAAGACAAGTGGCTATGTCCACGTTGCCACCCCCTATCCAGCAAAACATGCAAGGAAGGAACCTGAAAGCAAAGACAAGTTTAAGCAATTCACTCCTCACGTTTGCGGCTCATGCAGCAG GACTTTTGGCTCCCCAAGGGGTCTCAAAGATCACTCCAAGGCGAAGCATGGTGCCGAGTGA
- the LOC127345287 gene encoding histone deacetylase HDT2 isoform X1 gives MQQDLRFWGVVVKPGETFKCDPGELYYHLSQIALEDGKAKENVEVFVKTDDKRIMLCTLSVDNDPHFVTGLVFKKKFELLHSSMNSNICFTGYKFEIVDRYNTYTKGDNESDQEVPLLIPLDSNTDGYKNNEATHGSNKLTAPRPVDAPPSIPKATVEEPISPPKPKGDDKDKTDAHNPSDSDDIETFEDVDYPQKKTKGLTRPVETPLKTPQGKKAKIETPTTGKNTGYVHVATPYPLKQASKTSGYVHVATPYPAKHARKEPESKDKFKQFTPHVCGSCSRTFGSPRGLKDHSKAKHGAE, from the exons GAGTTGTGGTCAAGCCTGGAGAGACATTCAAGTGTGACCCAGGAGAGTTATATTATCATTTGTCACAG ATAGCATTGGAGGATGGCAAGGCGAAAGAGAATGTGGAAGTTTTTGTGAAGACTGATGATAAAAGGATTATGCTTTGCACACTTTCAGTTGATAATGATCCTCATTTTGTAACTGGTCTGGTGTTCAAAAAGAAGTTTGAACTTCTGCACTCATCAATGAACAGCAACATCTGCTTTACTGGCTACAAATTCGAGATTGTGGATAG GTATAACACATATACCAAAGGAG ATAATGAATCTGACCAGGAGGTTCCATTACTAATTCCACTAGACTCCAATACAGATG GTTACAAGAACAATGAAGCTACACATGGTTCAAATAAGCTTACTGCACCAAGGCCTGTTGATGCTCCACCCTCTATACCTAAGGCTACAGTTGAGGAACCAATTAGTCCTCCAAAGCCAAAGGGAGATGATAAG GACAAGACTGATGCACATAATCCAAGTGATAGTGATGATATTGAGACTTTTGAAGATGTTGATTACCCTCAAAAG AAAACAAAGGGCCTAACAAGGCCAGTGGAAACACCGCTAAAGACACCTCAGGGGAAGAAGGCAAAGATAGAAACACCAACTACGGGCAAAAACACTG GCTATGTCCACGTCGCGACCCCTTATCCATTAAAACAGGCTAGTAAGACAAGTGGCTATGTCCACGTTGCCACCCCCTATCCAGCAAAACATGCAAGGAAGGAACCTGAAAGCAAAGACAAGTTTAAGCAATTCACTCCTCACGTTTGCGGCTCATGCAGCAG GACTTTTGGCTCCCCAAGGGGTCTCAAAGATCACTCCAAGGCGAAGCATGGTGCCGAGTGA
- the LOC139838234 gene encoding histone deacetylase HDT2-like — MTSMEFWGVEVKPGQSLPCDVGKEFIIHLSQAALGETEKESGNTVVSAKVGGNKVVIGTLSAENQPQIQFDLVFEKEFELSHSSETASVFVCGYKLAMPHLPEDGKKRVAETALKTPASDKKAKVATPACQTTGDDKNVPHVATPTKEASKASGNSNGKPKAKSPKSVGTHACKSCSRTFGSDFALQSHEKAKHT, encoded by the exons ATGACTTCCATGGAGTTCTGGG GTGTGGAAGTGAAGCCGGGACAGTCTCTTCCTTGTGACGTTGGTAAAGAGTTTATTATTCACCTCTCACAG GCTGCCCTTGGTGAAACAGAGAAAGAAAGCGGCAATACAGTTGTATCTGCTAAAGTCGGTGGTAACAAGGTGGTCATTGGAACTCTGTCTGCTGAAAATCAACCTCAGATtcaatttgatttggtttttgaGAAAGAATTTGAGTTATCACACAGTTCGGAGACTGCCAGTGTTTTTGTGTGCGGTTACAAGCTTGCCATGCCTCATCTA CCTGAGGATGGCAAGAAGAGGGTAGCTGAAACTGCCTTGAAGACACCTGCTTCTGACAAAAAGGCAAAGGTTGCAACACCAGCTTGCCAGACAACAG GTGATGACAAGAATGTTCCTCATGTGGCCACTCCAACAAAGGAGGCCAGCAAGGCGTCTGGGAACAGCAACGGCAAACCAAAGGCAAAGTCCCCCAAATCTGTCGGCACTCATGCCTGCAAGTCGTGCAGCAG GACATTTGGAAGTGATTTCGCGCTCCAGTCCCATGAGAAGGCAAAGCACACCTGA
- the LOC127345289 gene encoding histone deacetylase HDT2 isoform X1 has protein sequence MPSMEFFWGVEVKPGQTVSCDPEKGCILRVSQVALGETKKGTHNIVVSAEIDDQKVILGTLSAENRPQFPCDLIFHKEFELSHSSKTASVFVCGYRAVMPDQPEYGSSKDEGEVKTVNNQVINPIAGEVKTVNNHVINPIAGEVKTVNNQVINSIAENLDSDEDDSDSSSLDDLTSSGDDLTEDESDSEDDSSEEDDTSTEEDDSSSEEIDTSSEEIATSSEEDSSDEDGKNTPVKPEDGKKRVAEFALKTLASDKKAKIATPSGQATTGDKGVPHVATPHPSKQASKTSGNSKSKAKSTKSVGTHACKSCSKAFGSDSALQSHEKAKHT, from the exons ATGCCCTCCATGGAGTTCTTCTGGG GTGTGGAAGTCAAGCCAGGACAGACTGTTTCTTGTGACCCTGAAAAAGGCTGTATTCTTCGCGTCTCACAG GTTGCTCTTGGTGAAACAAAAAAAGGAACTCACAATATAGTTGTATCTGCTGAAATTGATGATCAGAAGGTGATCCTTGGAACTCTGTCTGCGGAAAATCGCCCTCAGTTTCCCTGTGATTTGATTTTTCACAAAGAATTTGAGCTATCACACAGTTCAAAGACTGCCAGCGTCTTTGTGTGCGGTTACAGGGCTGTCATGCCTGATCAGCCTGAATAT GGTTCTAGCAAAGATGAAG GTGAAGTGAAAACTGTAAACAATCAAGTGATCAATCCTATTGCTG GTGAAGTGAAAACTGTAAACAATCACGTGATCAATCCTATTGCTG GTGAAGTGAAAACTGTAAACAATCAAGTGATCAATTCTATTGCTG AAAACCTTGACAGTGATGAGGATGACAGTGATTCTTCTTCTCTAGATGACTTAACGTCTTCAGGTGAT GACTTGACTGAAGATGAGTCCGACAGCGAAGATGATTCAAGTGAAGAGGATGATACCAGTACTGAAGAGGATGATAGCAGCAGTGAAGAGATTGATACCAGCAGCGAAGAGATTGCTACCAGTAGCGAAGAGGATTCGAGTGATGAGGATGGCAAAAACACTCCTGTTAAG CCTGAGGATGGCAAGAAGAGGGTGGCTGAATTTGCCTTGAAAACACTTGCTTCTGACAAGAAGGCAAAGATTGCAACACCATCTGGCCAGGCAACAACAG GTGACAAGGGGGTTCCTCATGTGGCAACTCCTCATCCATCAAAGCAGGCCAGCAAGACATCTGGGAACAGCAAGTCAAAGGCGAAGTCCACCAAATCCGTAGGAACCCATGCCTGCAAGTCGTGCAGCAA GGCATTTGGAAGTGATTCAGCGCTCCAGTCCCATGAGAAGGCAAAGCACACCTGA
- the LOC127345289 gene encoding histone deacetylase HDT2 isoform X2, with translation MPSMEFFWGVEVKPGQTVSCDPEKGCILRVSQVALGETKKGTHNIVVSAEIDDQKVILGTLSAENRPQFPCDLIFHKEFELSHSSKTASVFVCGYRAVMPDQPEYGSSKDEGEVKTVNNQVINPIAGEVKTVNNQVINSIAENLDSDEDDSDSSSLDDLTSSGDDLTEDESDSEDDSSEEDDTSTEEDDSSSEEIDTSSEEIATSSEEDSSDEDGKNTPVKPEDGKKRVAEFALKTLASDKKAKIATPSGQATTGDKGVPHVATPHPSKQASKTSGNSKSKAKSTKSVGTHACKSCSKAFGSDSALQSHEKAKHT, from the exons ATGCCCTCCATGGAGTTCTTCTGGG GTGTGGAAGTCAAGCCAGGACAGACTGTTTCTTGTGACCCTGAAAAAGGCTGTATTCTTCGCGTCTCACAG GTTGCTCTTGGTGAAACAAAAAAAGGAACTCACAATATAGTTGTATCTGCTGAAATTGATGATCAGAAGGTGATCCTTGGAACTCTGTCTGCGGAAAATCGCCCTCAGTTTCCCTGTGATTTGATTTTTCACAAAGAATTTGAGCTATCACACAGTTCAAAGACTGCCAGCGTCTTTGTGTGCGGTTACAGGGCTGTCATGCCTGATCAGCCTGAATAT GGTTCTAGCAAAGATGAAG GTGAAGTGAAAACTGTAAACAATCAAGTGATCAATCCTATTGCTG GTGAAGTGAAAACTGTAAACAATCAAGTGATCAATTCTATTGCTG AAAACCTTGACAGTGATGAGGATGACAGTGATTCTTCTTCTCTAGATGACTTAACGTCTTCAGGTGAT GACTTGACTGAAGATGAGTCCGACAGCGAAGATGATTCAAGTGAAGAGGATGATACCAGTACTGAAGAGGATGATAGCAGCAGTGAAGAGATTGATACCAGCAGCGAAGAGATTGCTACCAGTAGCGAAGAGGATTCGAGTGATGAGGATGGCAAAAACACTCCTGTTAAG CCTGAGGATGGCAAGAAGAGGGTGGCTGAATTTGCCTTGAAAACACTTGCTTCTGACAAGAAGGCAAAGATTGCAACACCATCTGGCCAGGCAACAACAG GTGACAAGGGGGTTCCTCATGTGGCAACTCCTCATCCATCAAAGCAGGCCAGCAAGACATCTGGGAACAGCAAGTCAAAGGCGAAGTCCACCAAATCCGTAGGAACCCATGCCTGCAAGTCGTGCAGCAA GGCATTTGGAAGTGATTCAGCGCTCCAGTCCCATGAGAAGGCAAAGCACACCTGA